The following proteins are encoded in a genomic region of Porphyrobacter sp. CACIAM 03H1:
- a CDS encoding LVIVD repeat-containing protein, translated as MLTIGRTFTRHVALLAAALVLAIGLFAGVPMAADKEKPVKRDYSRVIAPPAPQRQSVAEMEAKSEGCLTCHIKTDAPTMHVSPAVRLGCTDCHGGDTAVRGNSELPHDHPDYVAARDKAHVLPKYPKSWHFPSSANPQRSYALLNQESPEFVKFINPSDYRVAREACGACHIQAIEAAERSIMATGAMLWGGASYNNGILPFKNYLLGEAYTREGDAAKIVTPGAGPGGKLSEDQVARGVLAEMYPLPTWHVIPPGDVFRVFERGGRTINSQFPEIGLPNPSGSIQRLEEPGRPDLKQSNRGPGTGLRVAIPALNIHKTRLNDPFTWFMGTNDQPGDYRHSGCASCHVVYANDREPRHSLTYAQYGRDGQSITIDPTIAAKIEHAAGYGEKKKGGHGAVKEPGHHEADDGHGHGAGKEAGKRADDSLTVGGRKKESGHPLQHVFTRAIPTSQCMNCHMHQPNIFLNSFLGYTMWDYESDAPHMWPEKQKYPTAEEVRAVTDRNPEGAAPRGRWADVDFLRNVYDLNPKLRDTQFADYHGHGWNFRAIFKRDREGNLLDAEGKIVDPDDPEKWRKNGEGKFVPAGVNPGKAVHMMDIHAEKGMQCADCHFEQDSHGNGLIYGEVANAIEITCKDCHGTPDAYPTLRTSGPAAPPEGHNLALLRNPDGKRRFEWLEGADGRRKLVQRSIVDPNLEWEMSLVKDTVDPATPTFNAKAARAKLVSRYGAETGNFEFGIGIAENDRAHRDPEMACFTCHLSWTTSCGGCHLPIEANWKTKIHRYEGGETRNFATYNPQVARDEMFQLGKHQTTKGNQVAPVRSSSALVLSSTNINRERIYVQQPPISAIGFSSQAFAPHFPHTVRLTETKTCTDCHLSAKDDNNAIMAQLLLLGTNYVNFVGLNAWTGLEGGFQATRVTEYDEPQAVIGSYLHRYAYPDYWGLHVEQNGRELKNWVRGKTFDKKLSGETHPLEEFVNVHEGTSDRVGCLQLRGEYMFVAAGKGGFTAYDVASIANKGTSERILKGPFSALGHDTNVKTTNATCMALATNQPIAPTRNTEKMREMNQEQAFLPIYNYAAVTDAVEGLILVNVNTLADGEFRNNQLRRKTYADGSTAWNPGGVLKGARHIVLAGEVAYITADKGLVVVDLSDPDTPKIAAVRELRDARASAVQFRYLWVTDAEGVKLFDVTSLRNPVAVPEATVPLADARRLYVARTYAYVAAKAEGLVILDVKNPRAPRVHQKVSLGGALTDAEDVIVATTNASLFAYVADGRNGMKVLQLTSPDSQRNFYGFSPAPVPELIAWAKTPTPAIALSKGLDRDRAVDETGGQMAVFGRLGSRPFTRPEMERLFMTRSGVPWKVSDEVDMKRWVGVAPVGARRASAR; from the coding sequence ATGCTTACGATCGGCCGAACCTTCACCCGCCATGTCGCGCTGCTGGCAGCGGCGCTGGTGCTTGCCATCGGCCTGTTCGCCGGTGTCCCGATGGCCGCCGACAAGGAGAAGCCGGTCAAGCGCGACTACAGCCGCGTCATCGCCCCGCCAGCGCCCCAGCGGCAATCGGTGGCGGAGATGGAGGCCAAGTCGGAAGGTTGCCTCACCTGCCATATCAAGACCGACGCGCCGACGATGCATGTGAGCCCGGCGGTGCGGCTGGGTTGCACCGATTGCCACGGCGGCGACACGGCGGTGCGCGGCAATTCCGAGCTTCCGCACGATCATCCCGACTATGTCGCCGCGCGCGACAAGGCGCACGTGCTGCCCAAGTATCCCAAGTCCTGGCACTTCCCGTCCTCGGCCAACCCCCAGCGGTCCTATGCGCTGCTGAACCAGGAAAGCCCCGAGTTCGTGAAGTTCATCAATCCCAGCGACTACCGCGTGGCACGCGAGGCCTGCGGAGCGTGCCACATCCAGGCGATCGAGGCGGCGGAACGCTCGATCATGGCGACGGGCGCGATGCTGTGGGGCGGGGCGAGCTACAACAACGGCATCCTGCCCTTCAAGAACTACCTCCTCGGCGAAGCCTACACGCGCGAGGGCGACGCTGCGAAGATCGTCACTCCGGGCGCGGGGCCGGGCGGCAAGCTCTCGGAGGATCAGGTCGCGCGCGGGGTGCTCGCGGAGATGTATCCGCTGCCCACTTGGCACGTGATCCCGCCGGGCGACGTGTTCCGCGTGTTCGAGCGCGGCGGACGCACGATCAACTCGCAGTTCCCGGAAATCGGCCTGCCCAACCCCTCGGGCTCGATCCAGCGCCTCGAGGAGCCCGGGCGGCCCGATCTCAAGCAGTCGAACCGCGGCCCCGGCACGGGCCTGCGTGTGGCGATCCCGGCGCTCAACATCCACAAGACCCGCCTCAACGATCCCTTCACCTGGTTCATGGGCACCAACGACCAGCCGGGCGACTACCGCCATTCGGGCTGCGCGTCCTGCCACGTGGTCTATGCCAACGACCGCGAGCCGCGCCACTCGCTGACCTATGCGCAATACGGGCGCGACGGGCAGTCGATAACGATCGATCCCACCATCGCCGCCAAGATCGAACATGCCGCGGGCTATGGCGAAAAGAAGAAGGGCGGGCACGGTGCGGTCAAGGAACCGGGCCATCACGAGGCCGATGACGGCCACGGGCACGGTGCGGGCAAGGAGGCCGGCAAGCGCGCCGACGACAGCCTCACCGTGGGCGGGCGGAAGAAGGAGAGCGGTCACCCGCTCCAGCACGTCTTCACCCGCGCCATCCCGACCAGCCAGTGCATGAACTGCCACATGCACCAGCCGAACATCTTCCTGAACTCCTTCCTCGGCTACACCATGTGGGACTACGAAAGCGACGCGCCCCACATGTGGCCGGAGAAGCAGAAGTATCCGACCGCCGAGGAGGTGCGTGCCGTCACCGACCGCAACCCCGAGGGCGCGGCGCCGCGCGGCAGGTGGGCCGACGTGGATTTCCTGCGCAACGTCTACGACCTCAACCCCAAGCTCAGGGACACCCAGTTCGCCGACTACCACGGCCACGGCTGGAACTTCCGCGCGATCTTCAAGCGCGACCGGGAGGGCAACCTGCTCGATGCCGAGGGCAAGATCGTCGATCCCGACGATCCGGAGAAGTGGCGCAAGAACGGCGAGGGCAAGTTCGTCCCCGCTGGGGTCAACCCGGGCAAGGCGGTCCACATGATGGACATCCACGCCGAAAAGGGGATGCAGTGCGCCGATTGCCACTTCGAGCAGGACAGCCACGGCAACGGCCTCATCTATGGCGAGGTCGCCAACGCGATCGAGATTACCTGCAAGGACTGCCACGGCACGCCCGACGCCTACCCGACCCTGCGCACCAGCGGTCCCGCCGCCCCGCCCGAGGGCCACAACCTCGCCCTGCTGCGCAACCCCGACGGCAAGCGCCGCTTCGAGTGGCTGGAGGGCGCGGACGGCCGCCGCAAGCTGGTCCAACGCTCGATCGTCGACCCGAACCTCGAATGGGAGATGAGCCTCGTCAAGGACACGGTCGATCCGGCGACGCCAACCTTCAACGCCAAGGCCGCGCGGGCGAAGCTTGTCAGCCGCTACGGGGCCGAAACGGGCAACTTCGAATTCGGCATCGGCATTGCCGAAAACGACCGCGCGCACCGCGATCCGGAGATGGCGTGCTTCACCTGCCACCTCTCGTGGACGACCTCCTGCGGCGGCTGCCACCTTCCCATCGAGGCCAACTGGAAGACCAAGATCCACCGCTACGAGGGCGGCGAGACGCGGAACTTCGCCACCTACAACCCACAGGTCGCGCGCGACGAGATGTTCCAGCTCGGCAAGCATCAGACCACCAAGGGCAACCAGGTCGCGCCGGTGCGCTCGTCCTCCGCGCTGGTGCTGTCCTCGACCAACATCAACCGCGAGCGCATCTACGTGCAGCAGCCCCCGATTTCGGCCATCGGGTTCTCGTCACAGGCTTTCGCGCCGCACTTCCCGCACACCGTGCGCCTGACCGAGACCAAGACCTGTACCGACTGCCACCTCAGCGCCAAGGACGACAACAACGCCATCATGGCGCAGCTCCTTCTGCTGGGCACCAACTACGTCAACTTCGTCGGCCTCAACGCATGGACCGGCCTGGAAGGCGGCTTCCAGGCGACCCGCGTGACCGAATATGACGAGCCGCAGGCGGTGATCGGTTCCTACCTCCACCGCTATGCCTATCCCGATTACTGGGGGCTCCACGTCGAGCAGAACGGGCGCGAGCTGAAGAACTGGGTGCGGGGCAAGACCTTCGACAAGAAGTTGTCGGGCGAGACCCACCCGCTCGAGGAATTCGTCAACGTCCACGAAGGCACCAGCGACCGGGTCGGCTGCCTCCAGCTGCGCGGCGAATACATGTTCGTCGCTGCCGGCAAGGGCGGCTTCACCGCATATGACGTTGCCAGCATCGCCAACAAGGGCACCTCGGAACGCATCCTCAAGGGGCCGTTCTCCGCCTTGGGACATGACACGAACGTGAAGACCACCAACGCCACCTGCATGGCGCTCGCCACCAACCAGCCGATCGCGCCGACCCGCAACACCGAAAAGATGCGGGAAATGAACCAGGAGCAGGCCTTCCTGCCGATCTACAACTACGCCGCTGTCACCGATGCGGTGGAGGGTCTGATCCTCGTCAACGTGAACACGCTCGCCGACGGCGAATTCCGCAACAACCAGCTGCGTCGCAAGACCTACGCCGATGGTTCGACCGCGTGGAACCCGGGCGGGGTGCTCAAGGGCGCGCGGCATATCGTGCTGGCGGGCGAGGTCGCCTACATCACCGCCGACAAGGGGTTGGTAGTTGTCGACCTGTCCGACCCCGATACGCCCAAAATCGCGGCGGTGCGCGAGCTTCGCGATGCTCGGGCGAGTGCAGTGCAGTTCCGCTATCTGTGGGTCACCGATGCCGAGGGGGTGAAGCTGTTCGATGTCACGTCCCTGCGCAATCCGGTTGCGGTGCCCGAGGCCACGGTGCCGCTCGCCGATGCGCGCCGGCTCTATGTTGCGCGCACCTACGCCTATGTCGCCGCCAAGGCCGAGGGGCTCGTCATCCTCGACGTCAAGAACCCGCGGGCCCCCCGTGTGCACCAGAAGGTCTCGCTGGGCGGGGCTCTCACCGATGCCGAAGACGTCATCGTCGCCACCACCAACGCCTCGCTGTTCGCCTATGTCGCCGACGGGCGGAACGGGATGAAGGTGCTGCAACTCACCAGCCCCGACAGCCAGCGCAATTTCTACGGCTTCAGCCCTGCGCCCGTGCCCGAGCTGATCGCATGGGCGAAGACCCCGACCCCCGCGATCGCCCTCAGCAAGGGCCTGGACCGCGACCGCGCGGTGGACGAGACCGGCGGGCAGATGGCGGTGTTCGGCCGCCTCGGCTCGCGGCCCTTCACGAGGCCCGAGATGGAGCGCCTGTTCATGACCCGCAGCGGCGTGCCGTGGAAGGTTTCCGACGAGGTCGACATGAAGCGCTGGGTCGGTGTGGCCCCGGTGGGAGCGCGACGGGCGAGCGCACGGTAG
- a CDS encoding phosphodiesterase has translation MGDKAAPPRAVLIAQMTDIHVGFAPDEKPEELNLTRFRATLARLIEGPNRPDMLVLSGDITDHGDAESFAKTAELLEACPFPIVPMVGNHDSREGLLGAFPQVVPAEGGFLHYVVEAPLGLRIICLDTLEDGRHGGAFCEGRAQWLAARLAEGPETPTLIFMHHPPVVAGIDWMDPAPDEGWITRLRAVLEGQSQVLAIHCGHLHRQITTRFAGIPLGVTPSVAPLVAMDLNPIDQNVPDNRELITTEPPTYALHRWDGQSLVSHFERVGDWQVLARFHAGLQPMIEGMFAERE, from the coding sequence ATGGGGGACAAAGCCGCACCACCGCGCGCCGTGCTGATCGCACAGATGACCGACATCCATGTCGGCTTCGCCCCCGACGAAAAGCCCGAGGAGCTGAACCTCACCCGCTTCCGCGCGACCCTCGCGCGGCTAATCGAGGGTCCGAACCGCCCCGACATGCTGGTCCTGTCCGGCGACATCACCGATCACGGCGATGCCGAGAGCTTCGCCAAGACCGCCGAGCTGCTGGAAGCCTGCCCTTTCCCGATCGTGCCGATGGTCGGCAACCACGACAGCCGCGAAGGCCTGCTCGGCGCATTCCCGCAGGTGGTCCCGGCCGAAGGCGGCTTCCTGCATTACGTGGTCGAAGCGCCGCTGGGACTCAGGATCATCTGCCTCGACACGCTCGAGGATGGCCGCCACGGCGGCGCCTTCTGCGAGGGGCGCGCGCAATGGCTGGCGGCGCGGCTTGCCGAGGGGCCCGAGACGCCGACCCTGATCTTCATGCACCACCCGCCGGTGGTCGCCGGGATCGACTGGATGGACCCTGCGCCGGACGAGGGCTGGATCACGCGCCTTCGCGCGGTGCTCGAGGGCCAGTCACAGGTGCTGGCGATCCACTGCGGGCACCTGCACCGCCAGATCACCACGCGCTTTGCCGGCATCCCGCTGGGGGTGACACCCTCGGTCGCGCCGCTGGTGGCGATGGACCTCAACCCCATCGACCAGAATGTGCCCGACAACCGCGAGCTCATCACCACCGAGCCGCCGACCTACGCGCTCCACCGCTGGGACGGGCAGAGCCTCGTTTCGCATTTCGAGCGGGTCGGCGACTGGCAGGTGCTGGCCCGCTTCCATGCCGGCCTGCAACCGATGATCGAGGGCATGTTCGCAGAGCGGGAGTAA
- a CDS encoding cytochrome c3 family protein, whose product MAFLIRTIDFTAAGREIVRDRTLAQDSLTVGRAAENDIHLPDLAVEQHHLRIDTAADGTLAVSALGTLGFGLDGRSVTDGTVDPRTGGEIALGAARLAVAREGDGSVSVTIRQVAAEEGRSDALRGFTLASVLPGKRAMSWVFASAILVLLLMVPVASHLLRAPAKPDPTGRTPGTVLLDSAWSSGELSLKHHTLADNCESCHVAAFESVQDETCVSCHKDIGDHAPMPRLAKGMAPLSDGDALQWKIAEGFGKEGPLGCVSCHSEHEGPVRAPAGSEAFCGDCHKDLGTRLTDTDLANAHDFGKDHPQLRPVYFASFGAAKPVRAAPGTKPVERSGLVFPHDVHMNPRGGAARMAVSLGQYGKPLECSDCHTLTADRMSFTEVKMEDACEGCHSLVSGRTAAGGFSKLRHGDVKDLAEDLARISSGPRSRLAPARARPGQQGSASPYRADFGRPVRAYIGLSNALSVGGVCTECHLPTTGPNGQADLMPVNLPDRFLTGSFFNHEAHKKQECTDCHAADTSRTASDLLMPDLKSCRECHLGAAAVKTKKIVPSDCAMCHAYHLPAGQWSPKGPAPHYKPIPPPPPGKTKVAALVGEARK is encoded by the coding sequence ATGGCTTTCCTGATCCGCACCATCGACTTCACCGCCGCCGGCCGCGAGATCGTGCGCGACCGGACGCTCGCGCAGGACAGCCTCACTGTCGGCCGCGCAGCGGAGAACGACATCCACCTGCCCGATCTCGCGGTCGAGCAGCATCACCTGCGGATCGACACCGCGGCGGACGGCACGCTCGCGGTGAGCGCGCTCGGCACGCTCGGCTTCGGGCTCGACGGACGCAGCGTCACCGATGGCACGGTCGATCCGCGCACCGGCGGCGAGATCGCGCTCGGCGCGGCGCGGCTGGCGGTCGCGCGCGAGGGCGACGGCTCGGTCAGCGTCACCATCAGGCAGGTCGCCGCCGAGGAAGGCAGGAGCGACGCCCTGCGCGGTTTCACCCTCGCCAGCGTGCTCCCCGGCAAGCGGGCGATGAGCTGGGTCTTCGCTTCGGCGATCCTCGTCCTGCTGCTGATGGTCCCCGTGGCGAGTCACCTGCTGCGCGCACCCGCCAAGCCCGATCCGACGGGGCGGACGCCGGGCACAGTGCTGCTCGACAGCGCCTGGTCGAGCGGCGAGCTTTCGCTCAAGCACCACACGCTCGCCGACAATTGCGAGAGCTGCCACGTCGCCGCCTTCGAGAGCGTGCAGGACGAAACCTGCGTCTCGTGCCACAAGGATATCGGCGATCACGCGCCGATGCCGCGCCTCGCCAAGGGGATGGCGCCGCTCTCCGATGGCGATGCGCTGCAATGGAAGATTGCGGAGGGCTTCGGCAAGGAAGGCCCGCTCGGCTGCGTGTCCTGCCACTCGGAACACGAGGGCCCGGTGCGCGCGCCCGCCGGCTCCGAGGCCTTCTGCGGCGATTGCCACAAGGATCTGGGCACGCGCCTCACCGACACCGACCTCGCCAACGCCCACGATTTCGGCAAGGACCACCCGCAGCTGCGCCCGGTCTATTTCGCCAGCTTTGGCGCGGCAAAGCCGGTGCGTGCGGCCCCGGGGACGAAGCCGGTCGAACGCTCGGGCCTCGTCTTCCCGCACGATGTCCACATGAACCCGCGCGGCGGCGCGGCGCGCATGGCGGTGAGCCTCGGGCAATACGGCAAGCCGCTCGAGTGCAGCGACTGCCACACGCTCACCGCCGACCGGATGTCGTTCACCGAGGTGAAGATGGAGGACGCCTGCGAGGGGTGCCACAGCCTCGTCTCCGGACGCACCGCGGCGGGCGGCTTCAGCAAGCTGCGCCACGGCGACGTGAAGGATCTGGCCGAGGATCTCGCGCGGATCTCGTCCGGCCCGCGCTCACGGCTTGCGCCGGCCCGCGCGCGTCCGGGGCAGCAGGGCAGCGCCTCGCCCTACCGCGCCGATTTCGGCCGGCCGGTGCGCGCCTATATCGGCCTGTCGAACGCGCTTTCCGTCGGCGGAGTGTGCACCGAGTGCCACCTGCCCACCACCGGCCCGAACGGTCAGGCCGATCTCATGCCGGTCAACCTGCCCGACCGCTTCCTCACCGGCAGCTTCTTCAACCACGAGGCGCACAAGAAGCAGGAATGCACCGATTGCCACGCCGCCGACACCTCGCGGACGGCGAGCGACCTGCTGATGCCCGATCTCAAGAGCTGCCGCGAATGCCACCTCGGCGCCGCTGCAGTGAAGACGAAGAAAATCGTCCCCTCCGACTGCGCGATGTGCCACGCCTATCACCTGCCCGCCGGGCAATGGTCTCCCAAGGGCCCCGCGCCGCATTACAAGCCGATCCCGCCGCCGCCACCCGGCAAGACGAAGGTTGCGGCGCTGGTCGGGGAGGCTAGGAAATAG
- a CDS encoding cyclic nucleotide-binding domain-containing protein, with protein MFKVAIIGSGPAGLSAAARAAALGLDHVLLEKTDHLSDTIYKYQKGKHVMATPSNLVLRSDIDFEAGKRETILGVWDEQIAGHKVNVKYHAEAKAIRGTGDAIPGSVQQIVTRARDGSKTVRELQRHAPPYAIELTSGETVMAENVILAIGTQGNPNLMRCPGADLPHVQYQLDDPTEYVDEHIVIVGTGDAGIENARGLAEDPAQRNTVSILNRGTEFPTAKAANVSALMADHEAGKLTVRTESETKAIEPGWITLATRDGEIRIPCDRIIARIGSAPPRAFVEECGIEFTSEDRGAFPRLSPVFESTAPGIFVIGALAGYPLIKHCMNQGHDVIEFINGNTDLKPADEPIIAAKFAGLPGNRPTEEWLEFLRANVSILNGMNPLQMREFMLDSEAKFYGPGEVIFERNAPGSSLFGIASGSVAVEVNPADPSITIPIESGSIFGEVGLISGRRRGATIRAAEDTIVVEISRLAALKLQSQVPSAKAAIQRISIERQLLQMFGSGLTREDVAPLVEAARVEEKRAGEVVVTEGADDKDIFIIRRGSMIVEKEIGGKPVFLSYLPAGSYFGEMAVIDGSARTATVKAAIKSEVIRLPGEGFLALMDKRPALRDRALKDMAGRRATNEFIESRKDEFSGAVDLYSQTAQFLVDNGIGEATDVLLIDEKLCIGCDNCEKACADSHDGLSRLDREAGRTYAHLHVPTSCRHCEHPHCMADCPPNAIKRGPDGEVFIDETCIGCGNCQRNCPYGVIRMDAKPPKKPSLLEWMLFGKGPGPGEAPYSWRKKAAEKEGTAKAKLAIKCDMCSGIDGGPACVRACPTGAAIRVAPDKFLTFTKLAEDAE; from the coding sequence ATGTTCAAGGTCGCGATCATCGGTTCGGGCCCGGCGGGCCTGAGCGCGGCTGCCCGCGCGGCCGCACTCGGCCTCGATCACGTCCTGCTCGAGAAGACCGACCACCTCTCCGACACGATCTACAAGTACCAGAAGGGCAAGCACGTCATGGCGACGCCCAGCAACCTGGTGCTGCGCTCCGACATCGATTTCGAGGCGGGCAAACGCGAGACGATCCTCGGCGTCTGGGACGAGCAGATCGCCGGTCACAAGGTCAACGTCAAATACCACGCCGAGGCCAAGGCGATCCGGGGCACCGGCGATGCGATCCCGGGCTCCGTGCAGCAGATCGTCACCCGTGCGCGGGACGGGTCGAAGACCGTGCGCGAGCTCCAGCGCCACGCCCCGCCCTATGCCATCGAGCTGACGAGCGGCGAGACGGTGATGGCGGAGAACGTCATCCTCGCCATCGGCACCCAGGGTAATCCGAACCTCATGCGATGCCCCGGCGCGGACCTGCCGCACGTCCAGTACCAGCTCGATGACCCCACCGAATATGTCGACGAGCATATCGTGATCGTCGGCACGGGCGACGCGGGGATCGAGAACGCGCGCGGCCTTGCCGAGGACCCGGCGCAGAGGAACACCGTCTCGATCCTCAACCGCGGCACCGAATTCCCGACCGCCAAGGCGGCCAACGTCAGCGCGCTGATGGCCGATCACGAGGCGGGCAAGCTGACGGTGCGCACCGAGAGCGAGACCAAGGCGATCGAGCCCGGCTGGATCACGCTCGCCACCCGCGACGGCGAGATCCGCATCCCCTGCGACCGGATCATCGCCCGCATCGGCTCCGCTCCACCCCGCGCCTTCGTCGAGGAATGCGGGATCGAGTTCACCAGCGAGGACCGCGGCGCCTTCCCGCGCCTGTCGCCGGTGTTCGAATCGACCGCGCCCGGCATCTTCGTGATCGGCGCGCTGGCGGGCTATCCGCTGATCAAGCACTGCATGAACCAGGGCCACGACGTCATCGAGTTCATCAATGGCAACACCGACCTGAAGCCTGCGGACGAACCGATCATCGCTGCCAAGTTCGCGGGCCTCCCCGGCAACCGCCCCACCGAGGAATGGCTCGAGTTCCTGCGGGCAAACGTCTCGATCCTCAACGGCATGAACCCGCTCCAGATGCGCGAGTTCATGCTCGACAGCGAGGCCAAGTTCTACGGTCCCGGCGAGGTGATCTTCGAGCGCAACGCGCCGGGCTCCTCGCTGTTCGGGATCGCCAGTGGGTCGGTGGCGGTGGAGGTGAACCCCGCCGATCCCTCGATCACCATCCCGATCGAGTCGGGTTCGATCTTCGGCGAGGTCGGCCTCATCTCGGGCCGCCGCCGCGGCGCCACTATCCGGGCGGCCGAGGACACCATCGTCGTCGAGATCTCCCGCCTCGCCGCGCTGAAACTGCAATCGCAGGTGCCCAGCGCCAAGGCGGCGATCCAGCGCATCTCGATCGAACGCCAGCTGCTCCAGATGTTCGGATCGGGCCTGACCCGCGAGGATGTCGCTCCGCTGGTCGAGGCCGCGCGGGTCGAGGAGAAGCGCGCGGGCGAGGTGGTCGTCACCGAGGGCGCGGACGACAAGGACATCTTCATCATCCGACGCGGCTCGATGATCGTCGAGAAGGAAATCGGCGGCAAGCCGGTGTTCCTCTCCTACCTCCCCGCCGGCAGCTATTTCGGGGAGATGGCGGTGATCGACGGCTCGGCGCGCACCGCCACCGTCAAGGCGGCGATCAAGTCCGAGGTGATCCGCCTGCCGGGCGAGGGTTTCCTCGCGTTGATGGACAAGCGGCCAGCACTGCGCGATCGCGCCTTGAAGGACATGGCGGGCCGCCGCGCCACCAATGAATTCATCGAAAGCCGCAAGGACGAGTTCTCCGGCGCGGTCGATCTCTATTCGCAGACCGCGCAGTTCCTCGTCGACAACGGCATCGGCGAGGCGACCGACGTGCTGCTGATCGACGAGAAGCTGTGCATCGGCTGCGACAATTGCGAGAAGGCCTGCGCCGACAGCCATGACGGGCTGTCGCGCCTCGACCGCGAGGCGGGGCGGACCTACGCCCACCTCCACGTGCCGACCTCGTGCCGCCACTGCGAGCACCCGCACTGCATGGCCGATTGTCCGCCCAACGCGATCAAGCGCGGGCCGGACGGCGAGGTCTTCATCGACGAGACCTGCATCGGCTGCGGCAATTGCCAGAGGAACTGCCCCTACGGCGTGATCCGGATGGACGCGAAGCCGCCGAAAAAGCCGAGCCTCCTCGAATGGATGCTGTTCGGCAAGGGCCCGGGCCCCGGCGAAGCCCCCTATTCCTGGCGCAAGAAGGCCGCCGAGAAGGAGGGCACCGCGAAGGCCAAGCTCGCGATCAAGTGCGACATGTGCTCCGGCATCGACGGCGGCCCCGCCTGCGTGCGCGCCTGCCCGACCGGCGCGGCGATCCGCGTTGCCCCCGACAAGTTCCTGACCTTCACCAAGCTCGCCGAGGACGCCGAGTGA
- a CDS encoding tetratricopeptide repeat protein, which yields MASGDQTPGGGSSKAGWLLLGGAMLLAAGSIGYNVYEGGGGSSAPEAAADGEPSIEQLQAAAEASTNDAGPWSDLAFAHFQKGEFDAAAVAYRRALAIAPEEAVLWSALGETLVMASKRDPLPPEALAAFEKALSFDPQDPRARYFMAAKKDIDKDHEGAIAAWLDLLADSPQGAPWEADLVRTIEQVGQMNGIEVAPRIAKAQGERKPALVAPGSGSVAGEAASSSLRGPSAADVAAASAMKPSEQRQMAEGMVAQLEARLQKEPKNLDGWVMLMRSRMTLGEPAKAKAALDAAVKANPGAAAQLREQAAALGVP from the coding sequence ATGGCATCAGGGGATCAGACGCCCGGGGGCGGATCATCGAAGGCGGGCTGGCTGCTGCTCGGCGGCGCAATGCTGCTGGCGGCAGGCTCGATTGGTTACAATGTCTACGAGGGCGGGGGCGGCAGCAGTGCGCCCGAGGCTGCTGCTGACGGTGAGCCCTCGATCGAACAGCTGCAGGCCGCCGCCGAGGCTTCGACGAACGATGCCGGGCCGTGGAGCGACCTCGCCTTCGCGCACTTCCAGAAGGGCGAGTTCGATGCCGCCGCCGTGGCCTACCGCCGCGCGCTCGCTATCGCGCCGGAGGAGGCGGTGCTGTGGTCGGCACTCGGCGAGACGCTGGTTATGGCGAGCAAGCGCGACCCGCTCCCGCCCGAGGCTCTCGCGGCTTTCGAGAAGGCGCTGTCCTTCGACCCGCAGGACCCGCGCGCGCGCTATTTCATGGCGGCCAAGAAGGACATCGACAAGGATCACGAGGGCGCCATCGCCGCGTGGCTCGATCTGCTCGCCGACAGCCCGCAGGGCGCCCCGTGGGAGGCCGATCTAGTGCGCACCATCGAGCAGGTCGGGCAGATGAACGGCATCGAAGTCGCCCCGCGCATCGCCAAGGCGCAGGGCGAACGCAAGCCCGCGCTGGTCGCGCCGGGATCGGGCAGCGTGGCGGGGGAGGCAGCATCCTCCAGCCTGCGCGGCCCGAGCGCGGCTGACGTCGCGGCGGCGAGCGCCATGAAGCCTTCCGAACAGCGTCAGATGGCCGAGGGCATGGTCGCCCAGCTCGAGGCGCGGCTTCAGAAGGAGCCGAAAAATCTCGATGGCTGGGTCATGCTGATGCGCAGCCGCATGACGCTTGGCGAACCCGCCAAGGCGAAGGCTGCGCTCGATGCGGCGGTGAAGGCGAACCCCGGCGCGGCGGCGCAGCTGCGCGAACAGGCGGCCGCGCTCGGCGTCCCCTGA